In Flagellatimonas centrodinii, a single window of DNA contains:
- a CDS encoding flagellar basal body P-ring protein FlgI, whose amino-acid sequence MNDTRHSGTEGGTTASSPCLLRLVVSNGARVPSTVTRMPPPPHSPSEQVPLPATVRLRSPPLPVARAFFIAALVLLALLSLAQTAHAERIKDIASLAGVRSNALMGYGLVVGLDGSGDQTSQAPFTTQALRNLLTQLGVTIPTSVNPQLKNAAAVMVQAELPPFSRPGQLIDVTVASVGNAGSLRGGALLMTALKGADGQVYAIAQGNLVVGGFGVEGSDGSRVSLNVPSAGRIPNGASVERPAPAAFDPSGRLALQLHTADFTTAARVAETVNAVYGEGTAQAEDGVTIHIRAPHPAQRVAFLSELEVLEVDPGRAPARVVVNSRTGTIVIGESVRVRPAAVAHGSLSVTIAEQFQISQPAPFSDGETVVVPDSRIAVEQQGDGRMFLFDAGVTLAEIVQAVNQVGAAPGDLIAILEALKQAGALRAELVVI is encoded by the coding sequence ATGAACGACACACGGCATTCCGGCACCGAGGGTGGCACCACGGCTTCGTCGCCGTGTCTGCTGCGGTTGGTCGTCTCGAACGGCGCCCGGGTGCCGTCGACCGTCACCCGGATGCCGCCACCTCCCCACTCGCCGTCGGAACAGGTGCCCCTACCGGCGACGGTCCGGTTGCGGTCGCCGCCGTTGCCGGTGGCACGCGCGTTCTTCATCGCGGCACTGGTGCTGCTGGCGCTGCTGTCGCTGGCGCAGACCGCACACGCCGAGCGCATCAAGGACATCGCCAGCCTCGCCGGCGTGCGCAGCAACGCGCTGATGGGTTACGGCCTGGTGGTGGGGCTGGATGGCTCCGGCGACCAGACCTCGCAGGCCCCCTTCACCACCCAGGCGCTGCGCAATCTGCTGACGCAGTTGGGCGTCACGATTCCGACGTCGGTCAATCCGCAGCTGAAGAATGCCGCGGCGGTGATGGTGCAGGCGGAGTTGCCGCCATTTTCGCGGCCGGGTCAATTGATTGATGTCACCGTGGCGTCGGTCGGCAATGCTGGCTCGCTGCGCGGTGGGGCACTGTTGATGACGGCCCTGAAGGGCGCCGATGGCCAGGTCTACGCCATCGCCCAGGGCAACCTGGTGGTGGGGGGCTTCGGCGTCGAAGGCAGCGATGGTTCGCGGGTGTCGCTCAACGTGCCCTCTGCGGGTCGGATTCCCAACGGGGCCAGTGTCGAACGTCCGGCACCGGCCGCGTTTGACCCATCCGGCCGGCTCGCCCTGCAACTGCATACGGCCGATTTCACCACTGCCGCGCGGGTCGCCGAGACCGTCAACGCGGTCTACGGCGAGGGCACGGCACAGGCTGAGGACGGTGTCACCATCCACATCCGCGCGCCGCATCCCGCCCAGCGCGTCGCGTTTCTGTCCGAGCTGGAAGTGCTGGAGGTTGATCCCGGCCGGGCGCCGGCGCGGGTGGTGGTCAACTCGCGCACCGGCACCATTGTCATCGGTGAATCGGTACGGGTGCGGCCGGCGGCGGTCGCCCACGGTTCGCTGTCGGTCACCATTGCCGAGCAGTTCCAGATCAGTCAGCCGGCACCGTTTTCCGACGGCGAGACGGTGGTGGTGCCGGATTCCCGGATCGCCGTCGAGCAGCAGGGCGACGGCCGCATGTTCCTGTTCGATGCCGGGGTCACCCTGGCCGAGATCGTGCAGGCGGTGAATCAGGTCGGGGCGGCCCCCGGCGATCTCATTGCCATCCTCGAAGCCCTGAAGCAGGCGGGTGCCTTGCGCGCCGAGCTGGTGGTCATCTGA
- the flgJ gene encoding flagellar assembly peptidoglycan hydrolase FlgJ, with the protein MNPLDALSGNLTALRQEVRAAVPEAAREVARQFESLFAQQLLAGMRSTAKVPGSGVSDAGAYQSLFDQQMAGLMTRGKGLGLAEQLVQQWQRQGVVPDLATAPAAVLPTMRPPASPVTSAPAATRSLGDRITDFVERLAPLARDAARTLGVAPQAILAQAALETGFGRHQPGGTSHNLFGIKAGGRWQGAAVTATTTEVRQGISRRESAEFRRYDSAADSVRDYVSLLQQPRYAAARDTGHDIARFAQALQDAGYATDPRYAEKLTRLAAHPAIAGVTDHE; encoded by the coding sequence ATGAACCCGCTGGATGCCCTGTCCGGCAACCTCACCGCACTGCGGCAGGAGGTCCGTGCGGCGGTCCCGGAGGCGGCCCGTGAAGTGGCGCGCCAGTTCGAAAGCCTGTTCGCCCAGCAACTGCTGGCTGGCATGCGCAGCACCGCCAAGGTGCCGGGCAGCGGGGTCAGCGACGCCGGCGCCTATCAGTCCTTGTTCGACCAGCAAATGGCCGGACTGATGACCCGCGGCAAGGGGCTGGGGCTGGCTGAACAGCTGGTGCAGCAGTGGCAGCGCCAGGGGGTCGTACCGGATCTGGCCACGGCACCGGCAGCGGTGCTGCCGACCATGCGTCCGCCGGCATCGCCGGTGACATCGGCACCCGCCGCCACACGGTCCCTCGGCGACCGCATCACCGATTTCGTCGAGCGGCTGGCGCCACTGGCGCGTGACGCTGCCCGCACGCTCGGCGTGGCACCGCAGGCGATTCTGGCGCAGGCCGCGCTGGAGACCGGATTCGGTCGGCATCAGCCGGGCGGCACGTCCCACAACCTGTTCGGCATCAAGGCCGGCGGGCGCTGGCAGGGAGCGGCCGTCACGGCCACCACCACGGAAGTCCGGCAGGGCATCAGCCGTCGGGAAAGCGCCGAATTCCGGCGCTACGACAGCGCCGCCGACAGCGTCCGCGACTATGTGTCGCTGCTACAACAACCCCGCTATGCCGCGGCGCGGGATACCGGTCACGATATCGCCCGGTTTGCACAAGCGCTGCAGGATGCCGGCTACGCCACCGATCCACGCTATGCCGAGAAGCTGACCCGGCTGGCAGCACACCCCGCCATCGCCGGAGTGACCGACCATGAGTGA
- the flgK gene encoding flagellar hook-associated protein FlgK, giving the protein MSDLLRIGSTALQAYSTALATTSHNVANAGTAGYSRQRVELSTQPTTGRIGNGVQPAQIRRLTDTWLQSRLTDDGAAASRHGAARDLLIRADTLLSDPTAGLAAPLNALNSATQALMADPASLSARQTLLAQAEGVADRFSQLDQGLVAMDREIDGRMRESVQTANQWIDRIDSLNRSISLAAPGNGGQPPADLLDQRDEAVRQLASQIGVRTVTQDSGNLAVFLEDGQPLVLDGQARHLTLEPTTASGRFQIRLEGTGGSVPVGRPAGGALAGLLDARAQAVDSPRAALQALATDIADAYNTAQAGGRDLDGNAGTALFTTPPLARAVDDPRALALAGPPPAGLADNAAWATVNAWSGAPLASRAGEVVGTLGLAAQQADARASAADALATQSRDALGSVAGVNLDEEAADLLRYQQAYQAAAQMIATADTVFQTLLNAVRR; this is encoded by the coding sequence ATGAGTGATCTCCTGCGTATCGGCAGCACCGCGCTGCAGGCCTACAGCACCGCGCTGGCCACCACCAGCCACAACGTGGCCAATGCCGGCACTGCGGGCTACAGCCGGCAGCGCGTTGAACTCAGTACCCAACCGACCACCGGTCGTATCGGCAATGGCGTGCAACCGGCGCAGATCCGGCGGCTGACCGACACCTGGCTACAGTCGCGGCTCACGGATGACGGCGCCGCCGCCAGCCGTCACGGTGCGGCACGTGACCTGCTGATCCGGGCCGACACGTTGCTGTCAGACCCGACCGCCGGCCTTGCGGCTCCGCTCAACGCCCTCAACAGTGCGACGCAAGCATTGATGGCCGACCCCGCGTCGCTGTCGGCACGGCAGACGCTGCTGGCGCAGGCTGAAGGCGTGGCCGATCGGTTCTCGCAACTGGACCAGGGCCTGGTGGCAATGGACCGGGAAATCGACGGGCGGATGCGCGAAAGCGTGCAGACCGCCAACCAATGGATCGACCGCATCGACAGTCTCAACCGCAGCATCAGCCTCGCCGCGCCGGGCAATGGCGGCCAGCCGCCAGCCGACCTGCTGGATCAACGTGATGAAGCGGTACGCCAGCTCGCAAGCCAGATCGGTGTCCGCACGGTGACCCAGGACAGCGGCAACCTGGCGGTCTTTCTCGAAGACGGCCAGCCGCTGGTGCTGGACGGCCAGGCACGGCATCTGACGCTGGAGCCCACCACCGCCAGCGGCCGTTTCCAGATTCGGCTTGAGGGCACCGGCGGCAGTGTGCCGGTGGGACGACCCGCCGGCGGCGCACTGGCCGGCCTGCTCGATGCCCGGGCCCAGGCCGTCGACAGTCCGCGTGCAGCGTTGCAGGCACTGGCCACCGATATCGCCGATGCCTACAACACCGCGCAGGCCGGCGGCCGTGATCTTGATGGCAATGCCGGCACGGCGCTGTTTACCACGCCGCCGTTGGCGCGGGCGGTGGATGATCCGCGGGCCCTCGCGCTCGCAGGCCCGCCGCCCGCCGGGCTTGCCGACAACGCCGCCTGGGCCACCGTCAACGCCTGGTCCGGGGCGCCGTTGGCCAGCCGCGCCGGCGAGGTGGTGGGCACCCTGGGGCTGGCCGCACAGCAGGCCGATGCCCGCGCCAGCGCCGCCGATGCGCTGGCGACCCAGTCGCGTGATGCGCTGGGATCGGTGGCGGGTGTCAACCTCGACGAAGAAGCGGCTGACCTGCTGCGCTACCAGCAGGCCTATCAGGCAGCGGCGCAGATGATCGCGACCGCCGACACCGTGTTTCAGACCCTGCTCAACGCGGTCCGGAGATAG
- a CDS encoding NAD(P)/FAD-dependent oxidoreductase — translation MNLPAHRHVVVIVGAGAGGLTVASLLKQARPDLDIALIDPAEYHCYQPAWTLVGAGEFRPEATRRPMAAVIPRGVSWLQARVTAFEPEHQVVVLEDGRRIGYRFLVTALGLQLDWDRIEGLTDTLGANGVCSNYRYDLAPYTWQTLQRLPRDAQALFTQPPMPIKCAGAPQKILYMAADHCRRRGQAVHAHFFTPGPAMFGVPFYAKALDRVVADYGITPHFGHRLIAVDGPARQATFEVTTDGNTAQQTHPFDLLHVVPPQSAPDVIKRSALADDSGWVSVDRHSLRHSRFDTVFGLGDCTTTPNSKTAAAVRAQAPVLVANLLRQLDGRGTERRYDGYASCPLTTSKGRIMLAEFAYDGAITPSFPLDPRVPRRSYWWLKKYYLPHLYWRMVGGHLGPDWHRARRFPEPLPAFVP, via the coding sequence ATGAATCTGCCCGCCCACCGCCATGTCGTCGTTATTGTCGGGGCCGGTGCCGGCGGCCTGACGGTCGCCTCGCTGCTGAAGCAGGCACGTCCCGACCTCGACATCGCCCTGATCGACCCCGCCGAGTACCACTGCTACCAGCCCGCCTGGACCCTGGTTGGTGCCGGTGAGTTCCGCCCCGAGGCCACCCGCCGCCCGATGGCGGCCGTGATCCCAAGAGGCGTCTCCTGGCTGCAGGCCCGCGTCACCGCCTTTGAACCCGAACACCAGGTCGTCGTCCTCGAGGATGGTCGCCGCATCGGCTACCGCTTTCTGGTCACGGCACTGGGCCTGCAGCTGGACTGGGACCGCATCGAGGGCCTGACCGACACCCTCGGCGCCAACGGCGTCTGCAGCAACTACCGCTATGACCTGGCGCCCTACACCTGGCAGACCCTGCAACGATTGCCCCGGGATGCCCAGGCCCTGTTCACCCAGCCGCCCATGCCCATCAAGTGCGCCGGGGCACCGCAAAAGATTCTGTATATGGCGGCCGATCACTGCCGCCGCCGCGGACAGGCAGTCCATGCGCACTTCTTCACACCGGGGCCGGCGATGTTCGGTGTGCCGTTCTACGCCAAGGCGCTCGATCGGGTGGTCGCCGACTACGGCATCACCCCGCATTTCGGGCACCGCCTGATCGCGGTCGACGGTCCGGCACGCCAGGCCACCTTCGAGGTGACCACCGATGGCAACACCGCCCAGCAGACTCACCCCTTCGATCTCTTGCACGTGGTCCCGCCGCAGTCGGCACCGGACGTCATCAAGCGCTCAGCGTTGGCGGACGATAGCGGCTGGGTGAGTGTCGACCGGCACAGCCTGCGGCACAGCCGCTTCGACACCGTGTTCGGCCTCGGCGACTGCACCACCACCCCCAACAGCAAGACCGCAGCGGCGGTCCGTGCCCAGGCGCCGGTGCTGGTGGCCAACCTGCTGCGACAACTTGACGGACGGGGCACCGAGCGCCGCTACGACGGCTACGCCTCATGCCCGCTGACCACTTCGAAAGGCCGCATCATGCTGGCGGAGTTTGCCTATGACGGCGCCATCACACCCAGCTTTCCCCTGGATCCCAGAGTGCCGCGGCGCAGCTACTGGTGGCTGAAGAAGTACTACCTGCCCCACCTCTACTGGCGCATGGTGGGCGGCCATCTCGGGCCCGACTGGCACCGCGCCCGGCGCTTTCCAGAACCCCTGCCCGCTTTCGTTCCCTGA
- a CDS encoding MBL fold metallo-hydrolase, which produces MIFRQFFDAESSTYTYLMASGQGREAVIIDPVREQLEHYLAAVTALELKLVKAIDTHTHADHITALGALRDRTGCVTLMGEFTKAECVSMSVREGERIDIDGVQLKALYTPGHTDESFSFVLRPERPAAVFTGDVLLIRGTGRTDFQGGDPHKSWDSIVNTLFRLPDDTLVYPAHDYKGWTASSIGEEKRHNPRLAGKDEAAYVDIMRNLNLANPKLMDVAVPANLACGKT; this is translated from the coding sequence GTGATTTTCCGCCAGTTTTTCGATGCCGAATCCAGCACCTACACCTATCTGATGGCGTCGGGCCAGGGACGTGAGGCGGTCATCATTGACCCGGTCCGCGAGCAGCTGGAGCACTATCTGGCCGCAGTGACGGCGCTCGAGCTGAAACTGGTCAAGGCGATCGATACCCACACCCACGCCGATCACATCACCGCCCTCGGTGCCCTGAGGGACCGTACCGGTTGCGTCACCCTGATGGGCGAGTTCACCAAGGCCGAGTGCGTGTCGATGTCGGTGCGCGAGGGTGAGCGGATCGATATCGATGGCGTGCAGCTGAAGGCGCTGTACACGCCGGGCCATACCGACGAGTCCTTCAGTTTCGTGTTGCGGCCGGAACGGCCCGCAGCCGTGTTCACCGGCGATGTCCTGTTGATCCGCGGTACCGGTCGCACCGATTTCCAGGGCGGCGATCCGCACAAGAGCTGGGATTCGATCGTCAACACCCTGTTCCGCCTGCCAGATGACACCTTGGTGTATCCGGCCCATGACTACAAGGGCTGGACCGCCTCCAGCATCGGCGAGGAAAAGCGCCACAACCCGCGCCTGGCGGGCAAGGACGAGGCGGCCTATGTCGACATCATGCGCAACCTCAATCTGGCCAATCCGAAACTGATGGATGTTGCGGTGCCGGCCAATCTCGCCTGCGGCAAGACCTGA
- a CDS encoding SulP family inorganic anion transporter, with amino-acid sequence MNLRRHLPLLADLRGMGAAQVMQDLVAGTITAILLIPQALAYALLAGLPPEVGLYASVLPPVLYALTGSSRTLSLGPVAVAAVMVAAALTPFAGGDPQRYLGGALMLSAMVGAMLLVMGVLRLGWLTHFISHPVLSGFTTGAAIFIVGTQLAALTGIPVPRDVDFVGSLQALAAGLTTLNPVTVSFGLTAVGALLLARAPLLRLLQSMGLSASQAAVVSRAAPLLLVVVGVALSVVTAAAARHGVAVVGVIPQGLPVPSLAFLHAEGWRALLPSAALIALIGYVESISVARTLAFRRRQRIDPDQELRALGISNLGSAVAGAMPVAGGFSRSMVNFEAGAQTQLAAVITALWVALAAFGFTGLLAPLPKAVLAAIIVVAVWQLIDLRSLRHTFRFSRADGAAQAATLLGVLAFGIEAGLMIGVVMALTAFLYRTSRPHVATVGRIPGTEHFRNVHRHVVETWPALLLIRIDEHLYFANTPRLETELQQRVVDQAGVEDVVLVLSGVGFIDASGLEMLDSFEAALRSAGQRLHLAEVKGPVMDQLRATTLLQRLGPDRLHLSAEAAVRACRPVDAPRTVS; translated from the coding sequence ATGAACCTGCGCCGTCACCTGCCGCTGTTGGCGGACCTGCGAGGCATGGGGGCGGCGCAGGTGATGCAGGATCTGGTTGCCGGCACCATTACCGCGATCCTGCTCATCCCCCAGGCCCTGGCCTATGCCTTGCTGGCCGGGTTGCCGCCCGAGGTGGGCCTGTATGCCAGCGTGCTGCCACCGGTGCTGTATGCGCTCACGGGCAGCAGCCGGACCTTGTCGCTGGGGCCGGTGGCCGTCGCGGCGGTGATGGTGGCGGCAGCGCTGACGCCGTTTGCGGGCGGAGACCCTCAGCGCTATCTCGGTGGCGCGCTGATGTTGTCGGCGATGGTGGGGGCGATGCTGCTGGTCATGGGGGTCCTGCGACTGGGTTGGTTGACGCACTTCATCAGCCACCCGGTGCTGTCGGGCTTCACCACCGGTGCGGCGATCTTCATCGTCGGCACCCAGTTGGCGGCACTCACCGGCATTCCGGTGCCGCGCGATGTCGATTTCGTAGGAAGTCTGCAGGCGCTGGCGGCCGGCCTGACGACCCTCAACCCGGTGACTGTCAGCTTCGGTCTCACCGCCGTCGGTGCGCTGTTGCTGGCGCGTGCGCCGCTGTTGCGATTGTTGCAATCAATGGGGCTGTCGGCATCGCAGGCCGCCGTGGTCAGTCGCGCCGCGCCACTGTTGTTGGTGGTCGTCGGGGTGGCGCTGTCGGTCGTGACAGCCGCCGCTGCCCGGCACGGCGTTGCGGTGGTTGGCGTCATTCCCCAGGGGCTGCCGGTGCCATCGCTCGCCTTTCTGCATGCCGAGGGTTGGCGGGCGCTGCTGCCGTCGGCGGCGCTGATCGCGCTGATCGGCTATGTCGAGAGCATCTCGGTCGCACGCACGCTGGCGTTCCGGCGGCGTCAGCGCATCGACCCCGATCAGGAACTGCGGGCGCTGGGGATCAGCAACCTCGGCAGTGCGGTGGCCGGGGCCATGCCGGTGGCCGGCGGCTTTTCGCGGTCCATGGTCAACTTCGAAGCGGGCGCGCAGACCCAGCTGGCCGCCGTGATCACCGCGCTCTGGGTGGCGCTGGCGGCGTTCGGCTTTACCGGGCTGCTGGCGCCGCTGCCGAAAGCGGTGCTGGCCGCCATCATCGTGGTGGCGGTGTGGCAGTTGATCGATCTGCGATCCTTGCGGCATACCTTCCGCTTCAGCCGCGCCGACGGCGCCGCTCAGGCGGCGACATTGCTGGGGGTGCTGGCGTTCGGCATCGAGGCCGGCCTGATGATCGGTGTGGTGATGGCGCTGACGGCCTTTCTCTATCGCACCAGTCGCCCGCATGTGGCCACGGTGGGGCGCATCCCCGGCACCGAGCACTTCCGCAACGTGCACCGTCACGTCGTGGAGACCTGGCCGGCGCTGCTGCTGATCCGCATTGACGAACACCTGTACTTTGCCAACACGCCGCGCCTGGAGACGGAACTGCAGCAGCGGGTAGTGGATCAGGCAGGTGTTGAAGACGTGGTGCTGGTGCTGTCCGGTGTCGGCTTCATCGACGCCAGTGGCCTCGAAATGCTGGACAGCTTCGAGGCGGCATTGCGTAGTGCCGGCCAGCGCCTGCATCTGGCTGAGGTGAAAGGGCCGGTGATGGACCAGCTCCGCGCTACCACGCTGCTGCAGCGCCTGGGGCCGGACCGCCTGCACCTGTCGGCGGAGGCTGCGGTTCGTGCCTGCCGGCCGGTCGATGCGCCACGGACCGTCAGCTGA
- a CDS encoding beta-lactamase hydrolase domain-containing protein: MNPTLPPLPMMGRPLPNVITAGQPSPEDFQALKAAGVTHVINLRPATEDAGFDQAALMQKLGLDYMVIPVAGADDLNADTARALDAAMAKAGETPVLVHCASANRVGALLALRAAWLMGTPVDQALALGRAGGLTRMEPMVAQLLQRGP; encoded by the coding sequence ATGAATCCGACGCTGCCACCGCTGCCAATGATGGGACGCCCGCTGCCCAATGTGATCACCGCAGGCCAGCCTTCGCCCGAGGACTTCCAGGCGCTCAAGGCCGCCGGTGTGACCCATGTCATCAATCTGCGGCCAGCCACAGAAGATGCCGGCTTCGATCAGGCTGCGCTGATGCAGAAACTGGGGCTGGACTATATGGTGATTCCGGTGGCCGGCGCCGATGACCTCAATGCCGACACCGCGCGCGCGCTCGATGCGGCGATGGCCAAGGCCGGCGAAACCCCGGTACTGGTGCACTGTGCCAGTGCCAACCGGGTCGGCGCGTTGCTGGCGCTGCGCGCTGCGTGGCTAATGGGCACGCCGGTGGATCAGGCGCTGGCGCTGGGACGGGCAGGCGGGCTGACCCGCATGGAGCCGATGGTGGCGCAGCTGCTGCAGCGAGGGCCCTGA
- the ychF gene encoding redox-regulated ATPase YchF has protein sequence MGIKCGIVGLPNVGKSTLFNALTKAQIAAENYPFCTIDPNVGVVAVPDPRLDALAEIVRPQRILGATVEFVDIAGLVAGASKGEGLGNQFLAHIRETDAIAHVTRCFVDDDVIHVAGGVDPVRDIEIINTELALADLDAVTKALDRAAKGAKSGNKDAVAKVELLTRVQAHLDQGLAVRALELSADDRLQLRDYHLITAKPALYIANVDEAGLANGNELLDRVKAYAAAENAQVVPVCAAIEAEIAQLDDTDKAEFLAELGLEEPGLNRVIRGAYSLLGLQTYFTAGVQEVRAWTVKVGATGPQAAGVIHTDFERGFIKAEVIGYDDFIQYRGESGAKEAGRLRLEGKDYIVKEGDVMHFRFNV, from the coding sequence ATGGGCATCAAGTGCGGCATCGTCGGTCTTCCCAACGTAGGCAAGTCCACCCTGTTCAATGCCTTGACCAAGGCGCAGATCGCAGCAGAAAACTACCCGTTCTGCACCATCGACCCGAATGTCGGCGTCGTTGCCGTACCTGATCCGCGACTCGACGCGTTGGCGGAAATCGTGCGCCCTCAGCGCATTCTCGGTGCCACCGTGGAGTTCGTCGATATCGCCGGTCTGGTTGCCGGCGCCAGCAAGGGCGAGGGTCTTGGCAACCAGTTCCTGGCGCACATCCGCGAAACGGATGCGATTGCCCATGTCACCCGCTGCTTTGTTGATGATGACGTCATCCATGTCGCTGGCGGGGTCGACCCGGTCCGCGATATCGAAATCATCAACACCGAACTGGCACTGGCCGACCTTGACGCGGTCACCAAGGCACTCGATCGGGCGGCCAAGGGCGCCAAGTCGGGCAACAAGGACGCCGTTGCCAAGGTCGAACTGCTGACGCGGGTGCAGGCGCATCTCGATCAGGGTCTCGCCGTACGCGCCCTCGAGCTCAGCGCCGATGACCGACTGCAGCTGCGCGACTACCACCTGATCACCGCCAAACCGGCGCTCTACATCGCCAATGTCGACGAGGCCGGGCTCGCCAACGGCAACGAATTGCTGGACCGAGTGAAAGCCTACGCGGCCGCCGAGAATGCCCAGGTGGTGCCGGTATGCGCCGCCATCGAGGCCGAGATTGCGCAGCTCGACGATACCGACAAGGCCGAATTTCTCGCTGAGCTAGGCCTGGAAGAGCCGGGGCTGAACCGCGTTATTCGGGGTGCTTACAGCCTGCTCGGCCTGCAGACCTACTTCACCGCCGGCGTGCAGGAAGTGCGCGCCTGGACGGTCAAAGTCGGTGCGACCGGGCCCCAGGCCGCCGGCGTGATCCATACCGATTTCGAACGCGGCTTCATCAAGGCCGAGGTCATCGGTTATGACGATTTCATCCAGTACCGAGGCGAAAGTGGCGCCAAGGAAGCCGGTCGCCTGCGCCTGGAAGGCAAGGACTACATCGTCAAGGAAGGCGACGTCATGCACTTCCGCTTCAACGTTTGA
- the pth gene encoding aminoacyl-tRNA hydrolase produces MADHKIAIIGLGNPGSEYEATRHNAGFWFVDRLADRAGVPLRAESKFHGLFGRARIGGQDILLLKPTTFMNRSGRAAQALCQFYKIAPDDVLVAHDELDLAAGTMRLKLGGGHGGHNGLRDLHGQIGSGYRRLRIGIGHPGDKAMVLNYVLGRPSRDDETAILDGLGRAADATDTWLRGSWDKALQQLHTEKHNRDSAAGSA; encoded by the coding sequence ATGGCAGACCACAAGATCGCCATCATCGGGCTGGGGAACCCCGGCAGCGAATATGAAGCTACGCGACACAATGCCGGCTTCTGGTTCGTCGACCGCCTCGCCGATCGCGCCGGCGTCCCGTTGCGCGCCGAGAGCAAGTTTCACGGCCTGTTCGGGCGCGCGCGCATCGGTGGGCAGGATATCCTGCTGTTGAAGCCAACCACCTTCATGAACCGCAGCGGACGGGCGGCTCAGGCGCTGTGCCAGTTCTACAAGATCGCACCCGATGACGTACTGGTGGCACATGATGAACTGGACCTCGCCGCCGGCACCATGCGCCTGAAGTTGGGCGGAGGCCACGGTGGTCACAACGGGCTGCGTGACCTGCATGGCCAGATCGGTTCCGGCTACCGGCGCCTGCGTATCGGCATCGGCCACCCGGGCGACAAGGCGATGGTACTGAACTACGTGCTCGGACGACCCTCGCGCGACGACGAAACCGCCATCCTCGATGGTCTCGGTCGCGCAGCCGATGCCACCGACACCTGGCTGCGGGGTTCGTGGGACAAGGCCCTGCAGCAGTTGCATACTGAAAAACATAACCGGGACAGTGCCGCAGGCTCAGCCTGA
- a CDS encoding 50S ribosomal protein L25/general stress protein Ctc has translation MTQTFVVEAEVRALQGTGASRRLRREGKVPAIIYGGNDAPQNIQVSQNELMKQLRVEAFYSHILTVKVDGVEQQAVLKALQRHPVRDETILHADFQRVVADQLLRKTVPLHFKGDATAPGVKLGGGMIEHHQNEVEVECLPANLPEFIEVDLSAMKLGDVVHLSNLNLPAGVSLIELKHGADITVASCHLTKAGAGDSEEGDAEGDDAAEGEEKKD, from the coding sequence ATGACACAAACCTTTGTAGTTGAAGCAGAAGTCCGCGCGTTGCAGGGAACGGGTGCGAGCCGCCGTCTGCGTCGCGAGGGCAAGGTGCCGGCCATCATCTATGGCGGCAACGATGCGCCGCAGAACATCCAGGTCAGCCAGAACGAGCTGATGAAGCAACTGCGCGTCGAAGCGTTCTACTCACACATCCTGACGGTCAAGGTGGACGGCGTTGAGCAGCAGGCCGTGCTGAAAGCACTGCAGCGCCATCCGGTGCGCGACGAAACCATTCTGCACGCCGACTTCCAGCGCGTGGTCGCCGACCAGCTGCTGCGCAAGACCGTCCCGCTGCACTTCAAGGGTGATGCTACTGCCCCGGGCGTGAAGCTTGGCGGCGGCATGATCGAGCATCACCAGAATGAAGTGGAAGTCGAGTGTCTGCCCGCGAATCTGCCGGAGTTCATCGAAGTCGACCTGTCGGCGATGAAACTGGGGGACGTCGTGCACCTGTCGAACCTCAACCTGCCAGCCGGCGTGAGCTTGATCGAACTCAAGCACGGCGCCGACATCACCGTCGCTTCCTGCCACCTCACCAAGGCTGGTGCGGGTGACAGTGAAGAGGGTGACGCCGAGGGCGACGACGCCGCTGAAGGCGAAGAGAAGAAGGACTAG